A section of the Styela clava chromosome 9, kaStyClav1.hap1.2, whole genome shotgun sequence genome encodes:
- the LOC144411614 gene encoding ubiquilin-1-like — MADSENSELIKISIKTPKEKKDVEISGKGTVKELREKVAEKFASSPEKVVLIFAGKILKDNESVETHKLKDGQTIHLVIKSLPQAQSSTSGQSATSSQSSASTATATESRPNQPPRMPGFNSTNLMDMQQQMQQEMMRNPDLMQQIMGNPMVENMLSNPEVMGQLMRANPQMQALIEQNPEVGHLLNNPELMRQALEYTRNPAMLQEVMRNQDRALSNLESIPGGYNALRRMYTDVQEPMLNAAQEQFGGNPFASLIQNSNNSSGDNNAQRGVENTEPLPNPWGGSGTRSTAATTTTPTTGSSTNTSSSAAPGVGGIQNMMQDMMQNPSAMQNLMSSPYMQSAMNMMAQNPQMTAAAMQNNPMIANNPQLQSMIPTMIQQMQNPEFQAAMQNPRVLQAMTQIQQGMDVLSREAPQLLSGMTSMPMMPRAQTTSTPSSTTSTTPSQQSTNPLASDPEALSRIMMSLAATNPSANTQPPEERFRTELEQLTAMGFMNREANIQALIATGGNVNAAIERLLSR, encoded by the coding sequence ATGGCGGATTCGGAAAACTCAGAACTAATTAAAATTTCGATTAAGACgccaaaagaaaaaaaagatgTTGAGATTAGCGGAAAAGGAACTGTGAAAGAATTACGTGAAAAGGTTGCGGAAAAATTTGCGTCATCGCCAGAAAAAGTCGTTCTAATATTTGCGGGAAAAATTTTAAAGGACAATGAAAGCGTTGAAACGCACAAGCTCAAAGATGGACAGACAATTCATCTTGTAATCAAGAGTCTTCCACAAGCTCAATCTAGTACATCAGGTCAGAGCGCGACATCTTCTCAATCATCTGCATCAACAGCAACCGCAACTGAAAGTCGTCCGAATCAACCTCCCCGAATGCCAGGATTTAATTCAACAAATTTGATGGACATGCAACAGCAAATGCAACAAGAAATGATGCGTAATCCTGATCTAATGCAGCAAATAATGGGAAATCCAATGGTTGAAAACATGCTGTCAAATCCTGAAGTAATGGGACAATTGATGAGGGCCAACCCTCAAATGCAGGCTTTGATAGAACAAAACCCCGAAGTCGGCCATTTACTGAACAATCCAGAGTTGATGCGCCAAGCATTGGAATATACAAGAAACCCAGCAATGTTACAAGAAGTGATGAGGAATCAAGATCGAGCCTTGAGCAACCTAGAAAGTATTCCTGGAGGTTACAATGCATTGCGTAGAATGTACACAGATGTTCAGGAACCAATGTTGAATGCTGCCCAAGAGCAATTTGGCGGAAATCCTTTTGCTAGTCTCATTCAGAACAGCAATAATTCAAGTGGTGATAACAATGCACAAAGAGGTGTTGAAAACACAGAACCACTGCCAAATCCATGGGGAGGTTCTGGCACTAGATCAACCGCAGCGACTACGACCACTCCAACAACAGGTAGTTCTACCAACACGTCATCTTCTGCTGCCCCTGGTGTCGGTGGAATACAAAACATGATGCAGGATATGATGCAAAACCCTAGCGCAATGCAAAATCTTATGTCAAGTCCATACATGCAAAGTGCGATGAATATGATGGCACAAAATCCGCAGATGACTGCTGCAGCAATGCAAAACAATCCCATGATTGCCAATAATCCCCAACTCCAGTCAATGATTCCAACAATGATTCAACAAATGCAGAATCCGGAGTTTCAAGCAGCAATGCAAAATCCTAGAGTATTGCAAGCAATGACTCAAATTCAACAAGGCATGGATGTATTATCACGTGAGGCACCACAACTGTTGTCAGGAATGACATCCATGCCAATGATGCCTCGAGCACAAACGACTTCGACACCATCTTCCACGACATCGACAACCCCATCACAGCAGTCAACTAATCCTCTTGCGAGTGATCCCGAGGCTTTGTCACGGATAATGATGTCACTGGCAGCCACGAACCCATCTGCGAACACTCAACCCCCTGAAGAAAGATTTCGAACCGAACTTGAGCAATTGACAGCTATGGGATTTATGAATAGAGAAGCCAATATTCAGGCTTTAATAGCAACAGGCGGAAATGTTAATGCAGCAATTGAAAGGCTACTATCTCGTTaa
- the LOC120339369 gene encoding uncharacterized protein LOC120339369 translates to MSFQCTCHRPMASLLRHGLPQMVRRCKPNLITLAGKNSPVIYLGIRRVASSSKKGASAPVTVSEKTPYEIELERLKKKDPEEKFYGFYKDQPYVDKMQYHSFWLILWSLTLMFLFPVLSYTPMWRGNDRKWKAREAHAWIEKRRANDEPLISKDYAPAEIIEGMVPPPGDWERDWLMAQQSVRPSATGVYNHNYTF, encoded by the exons atgTCTTTTCAGTGCACTTGCCATCGACCCATGGCATCTTTACTGAGACATGGGTTGCCTCAAATGGTGAGGCGATGCAAACCAAACCTAATAACTTTAGCTGGTAAAAACTCTCCAGTCATCTATTTGGGGATACGGAGAGTGGCATCTTCAAGCAAAAAGGGAGCGTCAGCACCAGTGACTGTTTCAGAAAAAACACCATATGAGATTGAACTAGAAAGGCTGAAAAAGAAAGAT CCTGAAGAAAAGTTTTATGGATTTTATAAAGATCAACCATATGTTGACAAAATGCAATACCATTCTTTTTGGTTGATTCTATGGTCTTTGACACTCATGTTCCTCTTTCCTGTGTTATCCTATACACCGATGTGGAG GGGCAATGATAGGAAATGGAAGGCTCGGGAAGCACATGCATGGATAGAAAAACGAAGAGCTAATGACGAACCTTTGATAAGTAAAGACTATGCTCCAGCTGAAATAATAGAAGGCATGGTGCCTCCTCCTGGCGATTGGGAAAGAGATTGGCTTATGGCACAGCAATCAGTAAGGCCAAGTGCCACAGGAGTCTACAACCACAattatacattttaa
- the LOC120339367 gene encoding C-1-tetrahydrofolate synthase, cytoplasmic-like, whose translation MAQLLNGKSISADIRKSLSQKVKDLAEKCAGFRPGLAIVQVGHREDSNVYIRMKLKAAQEIGIHAQHVQLPGSTNLSNLLNKINALNADPDVHGIIVQLPLETDQPIDADVATNAIAPEKDVDGLTVHNAGLLSRGDVGKGCNIPCTPRGCLELIKTTGISISGKNAVVLGRSKIVGAPMSELLRLNNATVTVCHSRTVNTEAITKNADILVVAIRQQEMVKASWVKPGAVVIDCGINAIPDSSKKSGQRLVGDVDFKEVSTVAGWITPVPGGVGPMTVAMLMQNTVECAAGDLDKRLNKKWNISYLPLDLKTPVPTDIAIATAQTPKNIRDLAAEVGLLPSEVSAYGNVKAKVSLSTLSRLQDVKDGKYVVITGITPTPLGEGKSTTTIGLAQALGAHLNKNIFACVRQPSQGPTFGIKGGAAGGGYSQVIPMDEFNLHLTGDIHAITAANNLLAAAIDARMFHEKCQSDKALFNRLVPKKQGKRSFCDIQKRRLQRLGIEKDNPDELTEEEIKKFARLDIDPETITWQRVIDTNDRYLRKITIGLSPTEKGYSRDSQFDITVASEIMAVLALTTDVTDMSKRLGNMVIGSSKSGDPVSADDLGITGALAVLMKDAIQPNLMQTLEGTPVFVHAGPFANIAHGNSSILADKIALKLVGPEGIVVTEAGFGADIGMEKFFNIKCRQSGLRPHVVVLVATIRAIKMHGGGPNVTAGMPLPKEYFEEKCDLVEKGFSNVRKQIENAKYFGVSVVFALNQFVFDTQNEVELALRLAREAGAFDAVSCTHWALGGKGATDLARAVVAAADAPTDFKFLYDVNLPIVEKIEIIARKIYGADGVELSPEAEQKVEQYTKQGFANLPICMAKTHLSLSHKPELKGSPTGFTLPVRDIRASVGAGFLYPLIGTMSTMPGLPTRPCFYDISLDPETMEIKGLF comes from the coding sequence ATGGCGCAGTTGCTCAATGGAAAATCAATTTCTGCTGATATTCGAAAATCATTGTCTCAGAAAGTGAAAGACTTAGCAGAGAAGTGTGCAGGGTTCCGTCCAGGACTGGCCATTGTCCAGGTTGGCCACCGGGAAGACTCCAATGTGTATATTCGTATGAAACTTAAAGCTGCACAAGAGATTGGAATTCATGCTCAACATGTTCAATTACCCGGATCAACAAATTTATCCaatcttttgaataaaattaatgcACTAAATGCGGATCCTGATGttcatggaataattgttcaaCTACCTCTTGAGACTGACCAACCAATTGACGCCGATGTTGCAACAAATGCTATAGCTCCAGAAAAAGATGTTGATGGTCTCACTGTTCACAATGCTGGATTACTCAGTCGGGGTGATGTTGGAAAAGGCTGCAATATTCCTTGTACACCAAGAGGTTGCCTTGAATTAATAAAAACCACAGGCATATCCATTTCCGGAAAAAATGCAGTTGTGCTTGGTCGTAGCAAAATAGTTGGTGCTCCCATGTCAGAATTATTGCGTTTGAATAATGCTACTGTTACTGTCTGTCATTCCAGGACTGTAAATACGGAagcaattacaaaaaatgctgatATTCTTGTTGTCGCAATAAGACAACAAGAAATGGTCAAAGCTTCATGGGTTAAACCTGGAGCTGTTGTGATTGACTGTGGAATCAATGCAATACCAGATTCTTCTAAAAAAAGTGGTCAAAGGCTTGTAGGAGACGTCGACTTCAAGGAAGTTTCAACTGTGGCTGGTTGGATTACTCCAGTTCCAGGTGGTGTTGGTCCTATGACTGTAGCAATGTTGATGCAAAATACTGTGGAATGTGCTGCTGGGGATCTGGATAAGCGACTCAATAAGAAGTGGAATATTTCTTATCTCCCCTTAGATCTCAAAACTCCTGTCCCCACAGATATTGCAATCGCTACAGCACAAACACCTAAGAACATAAGAGATTTGGCGGCAGAAGTTGGCCTTTTGCCGAGTGAAGTTAGTGCTTATGGCAATGTAAAAGCTAAAGTGTCTCTGTCAACTTTGTCAAGGCTACAGGATGTTAAGGACGGGAAATATGTTGTTATAACTGGCATCACACCAACACCGCTTGGAGAAGGAAAAAGTACAACAACAATTGGATTAGCTCAGGCACTGGGAGctcatttgaataaaaacatctTTGCTTGTGTGCGACAGCCTTCACAAGGTCCAACTTTTGGCATAAAAGGTGGTGCTGCTGGAGGTGGATACTCGCAAGTCATTCCAATGGACGAATTTAATCTTCATTTAACAGGGGATATACATGCCATCACTGCTGCAAACAATTTGCTTGCTGCTGCAATTGATGCTAGAATGTTTCATGAAAAATGCCAATCTGATAAAGCTTTATTCAATCGTCTTGTGCCAAAGAAGCAGGGTAAACGATCCTTTTGTGATATTCAAAAACGAAGATTGCAGCGCCTTGGAATCGAAAAAGATAATCCAGATGAACTCACAGAAGAAGAGATTAAGAAGTTTGCAAGGTTAGACATAGACCCTGAAACTATCACTTGGCAAAGAGTCATTGATACAAATGATCGATACCTTCGCAAGATAACAATTGGATTATCACCAACAGAGAAAGGTTATTCTCGAGACTCTCAATTTGATATAACAGTAGCAAGTGAGATAATGGCAGTATTGGCTCTGACAACTGACGTTACTGATATGTCCAAACGTCTTGGAAATATGGTTATTGGTAGTAGCAAGAGTGGAGATCCAGTCAGTGCTGATGATCTCGGCATCACTGGTGCTTTGGCAGTTCTGATGAAGGATGCTATTCAGCCAAACTTGATGCAAACTCTGGAAGGCACTCCTGTTTTTGTTCACGCTGGACCATTTGCAAATATTGCTCATGGTAATTCATCTATCCTTGCAGAtaaaattgctttaaaattggTAGGACCTGAAGGTATTGTTGTTACAGAAGCTGGGTTTGGAGCAGATATTGGCATGGAAAAGTTTTTCAACATAAAGTGCAGACAATCTGGCCTTCGACCTCATGTTGTTGTGCTGGTAGCTACAATTAGAGCAATTAAGATGCATGGGGGAGGACCAAATGTCACAGCTGGAATGCCACTGCCAAAAGAatattttgaagagaaatgTGACTTGGTTGAAAAGGGATTCTCAAATGTTCGgaagcaaattgaaaatgcCAAGTATTTTGGTGTGTCTGTTGTTTTTGCTTTAAATCAATTTGTATTTGACACACAGAATGAGGTTGAACTAGCATTGAGGCTTGCACGCGAGGCAGGTGCTTTTGATGCAGTTTCATGCACACATTGGGCGCTTGGGGGTAAAGGTGCCACTGACCTGGCTCGTGCTGTAGTGGCTGCAGCAGATGCACCaacagatttcaaatttttatatgatGTTAATTTGCCTATTGTGGAAAAGATTGAAATTATTGCGAGGAAAATTTATGGAGCTGATGGGGTTGAACTGTCACCAGAAGCAGAGCAAAAGGTAGAGCAATATACCAAACAGGGTTTCGCAAATTTACCAATATGCATGGCAAAGACTCATCTATCTCTTTCTCATAAGCCAGAGTTGAAAGGTTCACCAACAGGTTTTACATTACCAGTGCGAGACATTCGCGCAAGCGTCGGAGCTGGATTTCTTTACCCACTCATCGGGACTATGTCAACGATGCCAGGGCTTCCAACTAGACCATGCTTTTATGATATTTCATTGGACCCAGAAACAATGGAAATTAAAGGACTGTTCTAA